One window from the genome of Crassostrea angulata isolate pt1a10 chromosome 2, ASM2561291v2, whole genome shotgun sequence encodes:
- the LOC128172477 gene encoding cell death-related nuclease 6-like, producing the protein MDFKTSGDVQLKVFAKPKSCEDDIYSDFIAPMLNQRLLVQSWRAKLDDEYWVEGVKHVRFENQLEFLTNVDHSKWAVASTRDVPWTCIGDLNRDKTQFKRGGLSLCLNDERVANAFRNFYSIGVRDPPPVTHQRNTCRNKNRRNPRRTCGMEQLQ; encoded by the exons ATGGATTTCAAGACATCTGGCGATGTTCAACTGAAAGTGTTTGCTAAGCCAAAAAGTTGTGAAGATG ACATATACAGTGACTTTATCGCTCCAATGCTTAATCAAAGGCTACTTGTTCAATCATGGAGGGCAAAACTAGACGATGAATACTGG GTGGAAGGTGTAAAACATGTTCGTTTTGAAAATCAACTTGAATTCCTCACGAATGTGGATCATTCCAAATGGGCAGTTGCTAGTACCCGAGATGTACCATGGACATGTATTGGGGACCTAAATAGAGAT AAAACTCAGTTCAAAAGAGGAGGTCTTTCACTTTGTCTGAACGATGAAAGAGTTGCAAATGCATTCCGTAATTTTTATAGTATTGGTGTAAGGGATCCACCACCCGTGACACATCAAAGAAACACTTGCAGaaataaaaacagaagaaaTCCGAGAAGAACATGTGGGATGGAGCAATTACAATAA